The stretch of DNA agctgttttttatcggaaatagttaagtttcgttttgatcgaaagtaaagagagttgcgtgcataaggttctcgtttacaactcacaacaaaagcgccacccgcttattgcatctcgcgcaagcgcagaacgtacacgctactgtggcgtaggcagcacgtcgaagcggtgtgttcaatgcaccttttctgccgaacgggtcagacaagaggcaacggagtggtcggagagtggtcggataaggcagttggacgtctgggcggtgtgtgggggccttaaggaAGGATATGCAGTATGGCTCtagggatgaaaatgtcagtcTGTAAGTCATCATACGCTTTAGTCCAGTATGAAATTTTgtgaaaaactatttgataacaTTATGTTAAAAAATGCATGATCCTCTGAGGATTAATCCAACTGACTTGAGTGGTTCTCTGATTTCTATACAAGCACAAACATGAggttcacatttgtgtttttaagtgaAATGTCCCAGAAACTACTAGATAGTTTTAAATTAACTTTTGCACAGACAAATACAGGTGAGTTAAATATTCTTTTCAGCGAATTCTGGGTTTTCCCCAGGGTCTCCTCTTAGTTGAAGCTGCTCCAACCTCTTAGCACAAAAGGGCTGCAGCTCTAGTCCAAGCTCCACATATCAGAATTCTTCACCCTAGCCCTAAGGCTGAGTCCAGCCACCCTacagaggaaactcattttggcGACTTGAATCCATTAACACTTCTTTTGGTTGCCACCCATAGCTCATGACCATTGGTGAGGGTGGAAACATAGATGGACTGGTAAATTGCAATTTTTAACTTCCAGCTGAGCTCCCTCTTCATCACTACGATCCAGGTGCAAAGCCTGCAGTATTGCTGATATGCCCCACAAAACCACCTGTCCATCTCACGCTCAGCGTTCCCATGAATTGTGAACAAGATCCTGAGATACTTTAACATCTTTGCTTTTGGCAGGAGGAAGGACCCTTTAGTCAGAGGGGACAATCCACTGTTTAATGGCAGAGATCCATTGCTGACCCTGAAGTTGCTGACCCTCATTCTGACAGCTTCACAATCACCTACAAACTACCCCAGTGCGTGCTGGAGGTTATGGAGCAAAGAAGCCAACCGAAAAGCATCATCTGCAGGAAGCAAAGAAGGAATTCTGCAGTTCCCAAACCGGACACTGTCCTCACCTTGATATTCTGTTCCTAAATATCACagacaggattggggacaaccCAATGGACACAGCTCTCAATTTGGTTATAAAGGGATCGGATAGCTCATAGCAACAGCTACGGATTTTCACATGTGGAGTGCGGCATCTTAATGAGTAATTACAGAGTTAATTCCAGAGTCTATCTTCATTCTAATAAAGTTAAATTTTGCCCCACGCTACACTATGTCTCATATCTGTGTCTATAGTTTCATTTTTGGACTATACTAGCGGTGTATGGTACAGAGGAATAATATATATCAGGCTTTGGACAATTAGTCAATACTTATCAGTCAAATGAATGTATTGTTGGGTGGTTCTACAGAATATTATCTGATTTATGCTTTAATAAATAACAGTTCCATCATCCTATAGTCGTACAAACCTCTGGAAGAGCAGTGCTTCTTTGTTGGTGAGGAGATGTTTCAGATAGCCTCCTTTGGCGTGGTTGATCCTGGTGTCACAGCCGAGCACCTTGGGCTTGTAGCAGTACCAGGGCTCACCTGTGTAAAGGTCTGTGTAGTTGCACAGGGGCTGCTGATCAGGGGGCAGACACATGTTGCACAAAGTAGTTTCAGACAAGAAGCCTAAGCGGAACAAGCTCTTGAAAAACACCCGATCAGGCCGTTCCTCCCTCAGCCGTCGCAGAACAGCAACAGCCTCGCTTGAGTGCACTAGTGTAACCTCCACCTGCGCAGACCCCACCCAGAGGAGTGGGAACATGGCAGAGTAAAATCCATTCCCGTGGTCCAGCACCTTGCCTGCTAAACCTGCTCCAAACTCAGGGGAGTGCAGTCTGGCCAAAAGGAAATCCCCACCATAGTGCTTGGGACGACCCTGGAAGTCGTGCATTTGGACGAGGGCCTCCAGCTGGTCGCCCACATGCCACTCCCGTCCCTCTTTAGTAGGAAGGATGGCGAACAGGCTGTGCACAGGGTCACTCGTCTGGCGCAGAACGATTGGTGAAGTGCGGGGGGGAGGCCCTGGCCAAGCGATAGAGTCCAACAGGTAGCGCTCTTCCAGTTCATCTTCAGGGCTGGGTTTCTGGCCCAGATGGGCACAAAATGTGCGGTTGTGATGAAAAGTAGGCAGATTCACCGGGATGAAGGATGATTGGATCCTGCTCTGGAGCTGGTAGAGGGCTGAAATAGTGTGGCAGTTCCAgttctggagagaaagagaaaaaagtaaGCATTTGTGCAGGAGACCCAACTCAGGCTTCGACCTAAATTGAGGTCTGtttaacattttgttaaaaGATAAAATGGTAAATTATTGATTGGTATATCCATTTTCTTTCAAGGTATTTAGGAAGGCACATCAAATAAAAGCTAGGTGTGTAAGCCACTTGTCTCCTCACCTCCACAGTGTGGATGTTGCGCAGAAGGAAGATGATTCCAGACAGTGCTagaaagaggaagatgagggcATATTTGGAGAGATTTCTGCACATGGTGACCTCCTTCTGTCTCCCATGATCAGGCCCTGTTTCAAAATATGGTGTCACCGCGGTGATGATGGCATTGTTTCATGCTCAGCGCCTGATATAGATGAATGAACCCTGTCAACAAgggcaaacagaaaaaaagcacttGGTCAATTAATATTCATCAAGAAACATATAATTGTATGATTAAATTGGCACAACATTGAATCTTTAAGCTTAATTAATTTCTTATGTTCCCTAATTATTAGGTATGTTGTTAATGTTTGGGTACAGTTCAGTTTTTATGCTATTAGTTTGCTTATTAtatatcattacattttaaataaaaacggttgtgttgtgttttctttatctGGACTCAAATGCTGTGCAAGACATTACATACACTACACATatactttgtcactttcctcaAGCTATTCCTTAATTATGTCATCAGGTAATGACATAGCCATTGTAGAGAGATGGTCAATGATATTCTGTTCACCTgccagtggttttaatgttttggctgAACTGTGTATTACACAAGCAGTTAAGCTTTTGCATAGCCACCATAGCCTCAAGCAACAGTTTTAAAAATGCTAATGGAGGTAGGCGCAAATTTGTTTTTACAACGTTTGACTTTACTCTGTAATGTTCCTTATCTTCTACCAAAGGGGAAGAGCTCATAAATGGCATGGAGAATATGTGATGGATCACACCATATCTTCTTCAAATATTGACCGAAGGCACTGATGTTCGTTTTATTTCCCATAAACTTCATGGCAGTCTGTACCAGAggagcagtttgttttttaactgtatGGTGAGATTACCATTCCATGCTGACATCCTGTATTGAATAATGCTCTCTGGAACAGCCTGgtagaataaaaacacaatcttCTTGTCCCCTCCATAcagttaatataaaaatataatttctgtTGTAAACAAGAAGCAACACTGTCAACATGGGCCTCCAAGGTCCTAAAGCTGTTGAGCAAGTGGACGGCAAGATACTTGTAGGAGCACACCTGACTGATTGGTTCATTATGTATCACCATAGGACTATGATCCCCCACTGACCGAGGGTCCAGATCCTACTCCTGGCATTCATAATTGAGATGGTTGGCATCATGAACTGCACAAAAGACTATATTTCTGTGAGATAGCCTCAAGGATATGCATTCTTGAGCAGGAGGCTGAGGACTGCAGTGTCGTCTGAAAACGTGAAAATGTGGCTCCTGAGTTGGCTGCTGATTTTTGATTGTTAGTGATATGTAATCAATGGATCAATCTCAATGACAATTGGGGATTGTCCACTGATTGTATTTGACATTGTAAAGTCAAGAATTACCTCTGATGCCTTTGATCAAAGTATCAATCCATAAAATATCTCTGATTGATATGTCGCCAAGGCTGGAGTATTACATCTATGACAGAATAGTCTCTGCTTTGACAGTGCTACAAAAAACAAGTACCAACATTTCATCTTATCTGATCTAAGCAGGTTGGCCTTCATTGTTGGTTTGCAAGCAGGGCCCTGGATTAATGCCAGCCTATAGCCGAATGCTGGTAAACCTTGGTGCTTAAAGTTCTGAGCACTTATCCTACACTTACATTGTAATTAAATTGTAGTATTGCCATTTCACCAGATTTAATCTCCCAAACACAAGAAATCGTGTTTTATCGTAAtaggaaataaaaaatgtttctaaCTGAATGAGCAGAGCCACTTTGTTAGCGGTGATTCTTCGATAATACTGCAGGGATCAGGACAACCGCATCATTGGTTTAAAACACACCTTCAAGCAGTTTGCCCAGTTGTAGTAAAAATTCAAAACCTATCACACGGAATCATACCGAGTAGTGCCAGGCCGGcagatgtaatggaaaaaaGGCACAATTGtcacagacctgggatttgtttttacaacagtggtgttaCACTTGGCAACTGTGTGTCACAccaacataatgttgctttaattctATATTCACAATCTTTagagattaaatatttaacactAACCTGAGAATCAACTGGATCATTATTCAATCATTTGGCGACAACAGTGACTTGACATCAGACTGATAGTGTTGTTTGAATCACAATCAGCAGACCACATTCGataaaaattataattaataCATATGAAAGCGCGAGCATGAAAGATTCATATGTGGCAAGTTGAAACCTTAACCCACCAAAGCTGTTCACTTTATAATCCGCCCATCCTTTACCATTTGAAACCATGGACCTACATGAACATTCCCGTGTAGTCACCGCTGTGGTGTCAGGTGGATGTAAATGGCAGTGAGGAGTGATACGTCAGCACGGTCACATCTTATCTAGCGGCGGCGCCTCTCTCGGGCAAGGCTGCAATGACGCAAGAGCCAGCAACAAAGAAACAGACGGACGCTAATATTCAATACATGAGCGGAGGTCCACATGTTCAGCAATATATTGACCTTACGTTAGCGCTGTTAGCTAACGCTGACACCGGTAATGCGGGCGTTTTTAGCCACTCAATGCTACCACTACTTACACATTACGACGACATGTTCGCATGATGTCGGACAGTCAAACCGCCGGAGGAGGGTTCTGATGAGTCTGGTTCTGGCCGGGTTGGGTTGAGGCAGCCGCGGCTCGGGACGTTCAACAGAGACGGTGTAGTAGCAAGAGGAGGGGTCCCAGTGATCAGTGAAAAATAcgagctgggggggggggggggggcatggtTTACGGGTGGAGTCTTGCTGCGTCCTCTGGCGGTCAGTCGTTTAAAAACTTAACCGCAGAAAAGGGGGCATTAATGCCAGAGAGGCCACTAAAAATGACGTATC from Sparus aurata chromosome 9, fSpaAur1.1, whole genome shotgun sequence encodes:
- the LOC115588543 gene encoding NXPE family member 3-like, which gives rise to MCRNLSKYALIFLFLALSGIIFLLRNIHTVENWNCHTISALYQLQSRIQSSFIPVNLPTFHHNRTFCAHLGQKPSPEDELEERYLLDSIAWPGPPPRTSPIVLRQTSDPVHSLFAILPTKEGREWHVGDQLEALVQMHDFQGRPKHYGGDFLLARLHSPEFGAGLAGKVLDHGNGFYSAMFPLLWVGSAQVEVTLVHSSEAVAVLRRLREERPDRVFFKSLFRLGFLSETTLCNMCLPPDQQPLCNYTDLYTGEPWYCYKPKVLGCDTRINHAKGGYLKHLLTNKEALLFQSGVNIKVRIHASGPDRINVLPPRKDRVEVESSVKPEAIQLATSGYYYEESWRPLNGVIMRQFNESSAITQCLKNKVIYMYGDSTVRQWFEHLLAFVPELKEFDLHSPKNVGPFMAVDSTHNILLKYRCHGPPIRFSTVIASELRYISNELDGLSGGPNTIVVLSIWAHFSTFPVEVYIRRLRHIRRAVLRLLDRAPGTIIVIRSANLQALDPEVSLYNSDWYSLQLDEVLRAMFKGLNVLLVDAWQMTLAHHFPHALHPPPAIIKNMIDMLLSCVCPETKKSQQ